A portion of the Drosophila sechellia strain sech25 chromosome 2R, ASM438219v1, whole genome shotgun sequence genome contains these proteins:
- the LOC6619186 gene encoding mitochondrial import receptor subunit TOM40 homolog 2: protein MGNVMASTADAESSRGRGHLSAGLRLPEAPQYSGGMPPLIVEALKAEAKKPELINPGTLEELHSRCRDIQANTFEGAKIMVNKGLSNHFQVSHTINMSSTGPSGYRFGATYVGTKQYGPSEAFPVLLGEIDPMGNLNANIIHQLTSRLRCKFASQFQDSKLVGTQLTGDYRGRDYTLTLTMGNPGFFTSSGVFVCQYLQSVTKSLALGSEFAYHYGPNVPGRQVAALSAVGRYGFGDTVWSCTLGLSGFHLSYYQKASDQLQIGVEVETNLRQQESTATVAYQIDLPKADLVFRGSLDSNWLISGVLEKRLQPLPFSLAISGRINHQKNSFRLGCGLMIG from the coding sequence ATGGGCAACGTAATGGCGTCCACCGCAGACGCTGAGTCCTCTCGTGGACGTGGACATCTCTCCGCAGGGCTACGCTTGCCGGAGGCACCCCAGTATTCCGGCGGAATGCCGCCACTGATCGTGGAGGCTTTAAAGGCGGAAGCTAAAAAGCCTGAATTGATAAATCCCGGAACACTTGAGGAGCTGCACAGTCGCTGTCGCGACATCCAGGCCAACACCTTCGAAGGCGCCAAAATTATGGTGAACAAGGGTCTAAGTAACCACTTCCAAGTGAGCCACACCATCAACATGAGTTCGACTGGTCCAAGCGGCTATCGTTTTGGAGCTACTTACGTGGGTACCAAACAATACGGGCCGAGTGAAGCCTTTCCGGTTCTTCTTGGCGAGATCGATCCAATGGGCAATCTTAATGCAAACATTATCCATCAACTGACCTCTCGCCTGAGGTGCAAGTTTGCCTCGCAGTTCCAGGACTCAAAGTTGGTGGGCACCCAGCTCACGGGGGACTATCGCGGCAGAGACTACACGCTGACCTTGACAATGGGCAATCCTGGTTTTTTTACGAGTTCCGGAGTCTTTGTGTGCCAGTACTTGCAGTCCGTCACCAAAAGTCTGGCTCTAGGATCAGAGTTCGCCtatcactacgggcccaatGTGCCCGGACGCCAAGTGGCTGCATTATCAGCGGTAGGACGTTACGGCTTCGGTGATACCGTGTGGTCTTGCACTTTGGGACTCTCAGGATTCCACCTTAGTTACTACCAGAAGGCCAGTGATCAGCTACAGATCGGAGTCGAGGTGGAAACGAATCTTCGCCAGCAAGAGTCGACGGCCACGGTGGCATACCAGATTGATCTGCCCAAGGCAGACCTAGTCTTCCGCGGCAGTCTCGATTCCAATTGGCTTATTTCCGGAGTCCTCGAGAAAAGACTGCAGCCGCTACCGTTCTCGTTGGCCATTAGCGGTCGTATAAATCAccaaaaaaatagttttcggCTGGGATGTGGCCTCATGATAGGATGA